The candidate division WOR-3 bacterium genome contains a region encoding:
- a CDS encoding tetratricopeptide repeat protein: MSVEDQIKEAITKQDFASAARLVVAHSRDLLQLGKINILKGFLNAIPEDEYAKNPKLLLVRANTDYLSGELLSAERKIQTAIPILKKQGDKSGLTAAYRYLSYIYQDMGENKKAIEVSKLGLRLLSPDDFRGRAGLLSTIAGSYWRLLKYKEAMQFYKKVMDIYIAIGDKEGEMRTLANASAIDVKLGNFQKARKEKEEVLRFYENSDNRRSYCLAALNLAGLYLLMRELDRAESLSTSAITEAMKIGLGLAIGPAMVNLGEILMFQKKFKQSEDTLLQAMKKTDDAQTSSFLTNCCIALSRLYRLQNKIDLSKKYALKALESCPADTPIEKAGAEFNMAQLYFATGKYTEGLKLLKKSLNYYKKMKMAYHTATGYLELTDGLLNQEKKASAVKTFSKALNICQKYGYDFLFDPAIFNNYWHLIEKLNPQSPRLYIKKLNLKYKPLTAIGSKLPEIKFLTFGGFEIFVNGAKIEKWRRNSARLVLSLLFTKQIINRGGELIFEDKFVPSDTLLLALWPEKPQALATMNLQVAINELRKRLEPNLKEGKKSQIIEYENHSYRMRLDSIHTDLEDFLKFYRQARQLEISRKNKEALKFYQKIFDLYKGDFLPGIDLTEVFAIREELNQIFVKSLLASARINLTEKNIETAVNQCKIALTKDPYSEECHRLLMECYARMNRKDLVLKQYKTIKNTLKDDLGLELSKETEDLKNRLLS; encoded by the coding sequence AACTCCTACTCGTTCGTGCCAACACCGATTATTTAAGTGGCGAACTGCTCAGTGCCGAAAGAAAGATTCAAACCGCAATTCCAATCTTGAAAAAACAGGGAGATAAATCAGGGCTCACTGCGGCATATCGTTATCTATCTTATATCTATCAGGATATGGGAGAAAATAAAAAGGCAATTGAAGTTTCAAAACTTGGCTTGAGACTTCTTTCCCCAGACGACTTTCGAGGAAGAGCAGGACTATTATCTACAATAGCAGGGAGTTACTGGAGACTTTTAAAATACAAAGAAGCCATGCAATTTTATAAAAAAGTAATGGATATTTATATTGCAATTGGTGATAAAGAAGGGGAAATGCGCACGCTTGCCAATGCTTCAGCAATAGATGTGAAATTGGGAAATTTTCAAAAAGCAAGAAAAGAAAAAGAAGAAGTACTCAGGTTCTATGAAAATTCAGATAACAGAAGGAGTTATTGTCTTGCGGCTTTGAATCTTGCTGGATTGTATCTTTTGATGAGAGAACTTGACCGTGCTGAATCGCTCTCCACATCGGCAATCACCGAGGCTATGAAGATTGGTCTGGGCTTAGCAATTGGTCCGGCAATGGTTAATTTAGGTGAGATATTAATGTTCCAGAAAAAATTTAAACAGTCAGAAGATACCCTTCTCCAGGCAATGAAAAAGACCGATGATGCCCAGACTTCATCGTTTTTGACCAACTGTTGTATTGCGTTAAGCAGATTATATCGCTTACAGAATAAGATTGATTTAAGCAAAAAATATGCGCTAAAGGCATTGGAATCTTGCCCAGCAGATACACCAATCGAAAAAGCTGGTGCTGAATTCAATATGGCACAGTTATACTTTGCAACCGGCAAATACACAGAGGGGCTCAAATTATTGAAAAAATCGCTCAACTATTACAAAAAAATGAAAATGGCATATCATACCGCGACTGGTTATTTAGAACTTACAGATGGTTTATTAAATCAAGAAAAAAAGGCATCTGCCGTTAAGACATTTTCTAAGGCACTTAATATCTGTCAGAAGTACGGCTATGATTTTTTATTTGACCCTGCAATTTTTAATAATTACTGGCATCTTATTGAAAAATTGAATCCTCAGAGTCCGCGCCTTTATATCAAAAAACTGAATTTAAAATATAAACCGCTTACAGCAATTGGATCAAAACTCCCAGAGATAAAATTTCTTACCTTCGGTGGGTTTGAAATATTTGTAAATGGTGCAAAAATAGAAAAATGGCGCCGGAATTCGGCACGATTGGTATTGAGCCTACTCTTTACAAAACAAATAATAAACAGGGGTGGTGAACTCATATTCGAAGATAAATTTGTCCCCAGTGATACACTTCTACTTGCGCTCTGGCCCGAAAAACCACAGGCGTTGGCAACAATGAACCTACAGGTCGCAATAAACGAACTTCGCAAAAGGTTAGAACCGAATTTGAAAGAAGGTAAAAAATCACAAATAATAGAATACGAAAATCACTCTTACCGGATGAGGTTGGATAGTATCCACACCGACTTAGAAGATTTTTTGAAGTTTTATCGCCAGGCACGGCAATTAGAAATATCAAGAAAAAATAAAGAGGCATTAAAATTTTACCAGAAAATCTTTGATTTGTATAAAGGTGATTTTCTGCCCGGTATTGATTTAACCGAAGTCTTTGCTATCCGGGAAGAATTAAATCAGATATTTGTAAAATCCTTACTGGCATCAGCGAGGATAAATTTAACCGAAAAAAATATTGAAACAGCAGTCAACCAGTGTAAAATTGCTTTAACAAAAGACCCTTACTCAGAAGAATGTCACCGACTTTTAATGGAATGTTATGCAAGGATGAATAGAAAGGATCTGGTATTGAAACAATATAAAACAATTAAAAACACCCTCAAGGATGATTTAGGTCTAGAACTGAGTAAGGAAACAGAGGATTTGAAGAATCGACTCCTATCGTAA